The Mycobacterium paragordonae genome includes a region encoding these proteins:
- a CDS encoding helix-turn-helix domain-containing protein, with amino-acid sequence MKRRYITVAETAEYLQASPKTVRRLITDGELTRYRMGSSRRTIRVDLNEVDEQLMRPLHGPPRVRKRRTCSAATRNPLGHSSPQVAVRVCTLGCRSSPGSLPHHMEVALTGQRSLLGNRPMLGAKTALLEKLGQGLPRSFTDDLVNKRNKAVHRGWEPTSDECESAIREALAQVERVFRLPTPPGADSALVCRW; translated from the coding sequence GTGAAGCGTCGCTACATCACCGTTGCCGAGACCGCCGAGTACCTTCAGGCCAGCCCGAAAACGGTGCGGCGCTTGATCACTGACGGCGAGTTGACCCGTTACCGGATGGGCAGTTCGCGGCGCACGATCCGGGTCGACCTCAACGAGGTCGACGAACAGCTGATGCGCCCCCTGCACGGTCCGCCGCGAGTGCGGAAGCGGCGAACGTGTTCAGCGGCAACCAGGAATCCATTGGGTCATAGCTCTCCGCAGGTCGCGGTTCGTGTGTGTACCTTAGGGTGCCGATCGTCGCCCGGGTCGTTGCCACATCATATGGAAGTTGCCCTCACCGGCCAGCGCTCTCTGCTGGGGAATAGACCGATGCTGGGAGCAAAGACCGCTCTATTGGAGAAGCTCGGCCAAGGGCTGCCGAGAAGCTTCACGGACGATTTGGTCAACAAGCGCAATAAGGCTGTCCACAGAGGCTGGGAACCGACGTCTGATGAGTGCGAATCCGCGATTCGGGAAGCTCTAGCTCAGGTCGAGCGAGTGTTCCGACTCCCCACGCCGCCAGGGGCCGACAGCGCACTGGTGTGCCGATGGTAG
- a CDS encoding DNA-binding protein — protein sequence MAEHCGVDRAEAYQRLLPKLDVRRIGVRGGATPWGRLIRVERGSLLRLCGQPDVAAEVVPRWVTLTQAANYYQVSSHLIHQLIAHEQLDARRIGSGRAIRINRDSLLQLGRIRIWEPP from the coding sequence GTGGCAGAGCACTGCGGTGTCGACCGCGCTGAGGCTTACCAGCGCCTGCTGCCGAAGTTGGATGTCCGTCGAATCGGCGTCCGGGGCGGGGCTACGCCGTGGGGTCGGCTGATCCGCGTCGAACGGGGATCGTTACTTCGGCTGTGCGGTCAACCCGATGTCGCTGCAGAAGTGGTGCCGCGTTGGGTGACGCTCACGCAGGCCGCGAACTACTACCAGGTCAGCAGCCACCTCATCCACCAGCTCATCGCCCATGAGCAACTCGACGCCCGGCGTATCGGCTCTGGAAGGGCTATCCGTATCAACCGGGACTCGCTGTTGCAGCTAGGTCGCATCCGCATCTGGGAGCCACCGTGA
- a CDS encoding helix-turn-helix domain-containing protein, whose amino-acid sequence MPTRPSQNDPDRVAAWELRRRQVGGRIRKLRAERNLTQETLALRSGVTRNVLIDVELGRRGLLYERLFDIADALGVEAAQLLGE is encoded by the coding sequence GTGCCCACTCGCCCGAGTCAGAATGATCCCGACCGGGTCGCAGCATGGGAACTCCGTCGTCGCCAAGTTGGGGGCAGAATCCGAAAGCTTCGCGCCGAGAGGAACCTCACGCAAGAAACCCTCGCTTTGCGGTCCGGCGTCACGAGGAATGTCTTGATCGACGTGGAGCTGGGACGACGCGGCCTGCTGTACGAACGCCTATTCGACATCGCCGATGCGCTTGGTGTAGAAGCAGCCCAGCTCCTGGGCGAGTAG
- a CDS encoding serine/threonine-protein kinase yields MPLTNGETFAGYKIVRLLGSGGMGEVYLAQHPRLPRRDALKVLRPDVSSNPSFRERFIREADLASGLRHPHIVGVHDRGEHEGQLWIAMDYIEGTDANHLLEQRYSAGMPIDLAEMVVTAVARALDYAHKKGVLHRDVKPGNIMVANLDTDDPGILLADFGIARPLDDTGGLTTTNITVGTVAYAAPEQLMGEAMDGRADEYALAATTYHLLTGAQLFPHSNPAVVISRHLNSTPPKLRHHCPDSARFDDVLQIALAKNPADRFPSCSAFAKALRDESPGSGAASAIATRPTAESPAVGSRHAWTIPASIAAIILLIAVLALAFRPWESQQSNSAGTTTPVPTTPTTTSVAPPPPPPMAVPTSAAPAPTVTVTADRPKPKGDQAAFLAQARTLPSAVLVSRYSDCSNAPTAAACATDDNVLALGAQACRAMDRYPNDSVAATRVVYPNYPSGSSYDQALLMIYAADYLCREHANMWAQF; encoded by the coding sequence ATGCCGTTGACGAACGGTGAGACCTTCGCCGGATACAAAATCGTCCGCCTGCTGGGCTCCGGGGGCATGGGCGAGGTGTATCTGGCTCAGCATCCTCGGCTTCCTCGCCGGGACGCATTGAAGGTTCTTCGACCAGACGTCTCTAGCAACCCGTCGTTTCGAGAGCGATTTATTCGTGAAGCTGATTTGGCTTCCGGGCTACGCCACCCACACATCGTCGGCGTCCATGACCGAGGCGAGCATGAGGGCCAGCTGTGGATTGCGATGGACTATATCGAAGGCACTGACGCGAATCACCTTTTGGAGCAACGCTATTCGGCAGGCATGCCAATCGACCTAGCTGAAATGGTCGTTACCGCCGTCGCCCGTGCGCTCGACTACGCCCACAAGAAAGGGGTACTGCACCGCGACGTCAAGCCGGGCAACATCATGGTCGCTAACCTCGACACCGATGACCCAGGCATTTTGCTCGCCGACTTCGGCATCGCCCGACCTCTCGATGACACCGGCGGACTTACGACCACCAATATAACGGTCGGCACCGTCGCCTACGCAGCACCAGAACAACTCATGGGCGAAGCCATGGACGGGCGAGCCGACGAATATGCGCTGGCTGCAACCACTTACCACCTGCTGACCGGCGCGCAACTGTTTCCGCACTCAAACCCCGCTGTCGTCATCAGCCGTCACCTGAACTCAACCCCGCCCAAGCTAAGGCACCACTGCCCCGACTCTGCACGCTTCGACGACGTACTTCAAATAGCATTGGCCAAGAACCCCGCAGACCGATTCCCATCCTGCTCGGCGTTCGCGAAGGCCCTGCGTGATGAGTCACCGGGATCGGGAGCCGCGTCAGCAATCGCTACGAGACCAACTGCCGAATCACCTGCCGTCGGATCTCGGCATGCCTGGACGATCCCGGCCAGTATCGCCGCGATCATTCTGTTGATCGCCGTCCTCGCCTTAGCGTTCCGGCCCTGGGAAAGCCAACAATCCAACTCGGCTGGTACTACCACGCCTGTTCCGACGACGCCGACCACGACAAGTGTTGCTCCGCCTCCGCCGCCTCCGATGGCTGTCCCCACTTCGGCAGCGCCCGCTCCGACGGTGACGGTGACCGCGGATCGCCCGAAGCCGAAAGGGGACCAGGCGGCCTTTCTCGCACAGGCGCGCACCCTGCCGTCCGCCGTTCTGGTGTCGAGGTATTCGGACTGTTCGAATGCGCCGACTGCGGCGGCATGCGCCACCGACGACAACGTGCTGGCCCTGGGTGCTCAGGCGTGCCGGGCGATGGACCGCTACCCAAATGACAGCGTGGCGGCGACCAGGGTGGTTTATCCCAACTATCCTTCTGGATCTTCCTACGACCAGGCGCTGCTGATGATCTACGCCGCCGACTACCTGTGCCGCGAGCACGCGAACATGTGGGCGCAATTCTGA
- a CDS encoding CHAT domain-containing protein, which produces MSASQYQRDVERKRGQRADAEKKAGEYRNKESKCRAEAAKARHAATKTKSESTVRSKLREAERAEEKAASAGREASRWQDRAAGYAKDEIAASSKLSRAQRSEADAAERQRKRDEQRRVQKSPPDGAAIESRIRRVESAVQHVVHQMRTPLPEKLRVLILGASSEGDLRVGREQKRIRAAVQSALHRDLIEIDARPAATANDLLDGLSGFRPHVLHFSGHSNQSLIVFEDERDEPHEGVIVTARAFMRAMRATDGPPVLVVLNACNSAAQIDELVAQVVPFAIGMADSIDDSDAINYAAHLYASIADGQSIRSSHLRAQSALELAGLEGADLPMLACSEQADPANTVLVRPPSAE; this is translated from the coding sequence ATGAGTGCAAGCCAGTATCAGCGCGACGTGGAGCGCAAACGGGGACAGAGAGCAGACGCAGAGAAGAAAGCTGGCGAATACCGAAACAAGGAATCCAAGTGCCGCGCTGAGGCGGCGAAGGCGAGGCACGCCGCAACTAAGACCAAGAGCGAGTCGACTGTTCGAAGTAAGTTGCGTGAGGCAGAACGCGCTGAGGAAAAAGCCGCCTCAGCGGGCAGAGAGGCGTCCCGATGGCAGGACCGAGCGGCGGGTTACGCCAAGGACGAAATTGCTGCCAGCTCGAAGCTCAGCCGCGCTCAACGGTCGGAGGCTGACGCTGCTGAGCGCCAGCGCAAGCGTGACGAGCAACGACGAGTTCAAAAGTCGCCTCCCGACGGCGCGGCGATCGAATCCCGGATTCGTCGGGTCGAGTCGGCGGTTCAGCACGTAGTTCATCAGATGCGGACACCGTTGCCAGAGAAGCTTCGTGTCCTGATACTGGGCGCATCATCTGAGGGAGATCTTCGAGTTGGACGCGAGCAGAAGCGGATTCGCGCCGCCGTGCAATCGGCGCTCCACCGCGACCTTATTGAAATCGACGCTCGCCCGGCAGCGACAGCTAATGACCTCCTTGACGGACTCTCCGGGTTCCGCCCACACGTCCTACATTTCTCCGGCCATAGCAACCAGTCTCTGATCGTCTTCGAGGATGAACGCGACGAGCCGCACGAAGGAGTCATCGTCACGGCGAGAGCTTTCATGCGCGCGATGCGCGCAACCGATGGTCCCCCGGTACTAGTCGTCTTGAATGCGTGCAATTCAGCCGCGCAGATCGACGAGCTGGTCGCCCAAGTCGTCCCGTTCGCTATCGGTATGGCCGACAGCATCGACGACAGCGATGCCATTAACTACGCCGCCCACCTCTACGCTTCAATCGCTGACGGGCAGTCAATCCGCTCATCGCACCTTCGAGCGCAGTCTGCACTCGAACTAGCAGGGTTGGAAGGTGCCGACCTACCGATGCTTGCGTGCTCCGAACAGGCCGACCCGGCCAACACTGTGTTGGTGCGTCCGCCAAGCGCGGAATAG
- a CDS encoding recombinase family protein: MAIIGYARVSTSDQNPKLQLDALKQAGAVRIFTDHGVSGAKASRPQLDACVDHLREGDVLTVWKLDRLGRNTQNVLNIVDDLMSRGIGFRSLTEGLHTDGPMGKAMLTIMAAFAQLERDTMIERTRAGLAAAAANGRKGGRPRKVDDAAAAKARNLRDKGINANDIAKMLGVSRATVYRYFGEVPLSSMPLT, encoded by the coding sequence TTGGCCATCATTGGGTACGCGCGAGTTAGCACGAGCGATCAGAATCCGAAGCTCCAACTCGACGCACTCAAACAAGCCGGTGCTGTGCGCATCTTCACCGACCACGGCGTGAGTGGGGCGAAGGCTAGCCGCCCGCAGCTCGACGCCTGCGTGGACCACCTCCGCGAGGGCGACGTCCTCACCGTCTGGAAGCTCGACCGCCTCGGGCGCAACACCCAGAATGTTCTCAACATCGTCGACGATCTGATGTCTCGCGGGATTGGGTTCCGGAGCCTGACCGAGGGGCTCCACACCGACGGCCCGATGGGCAAAGCCATGCTCACCATCATGGCCGCCTTCGCGCAGCTTGAGCGAGACACCATGATCGAGCGCACCCGCGCCGGACTCGCGGCGGCTGCGGCCAACGGGCGCAAGGGAGGACGCCCCCGCAAGGTTGACGACGCTGCTGCCGCCAAGGCGCGCAACCTGCGCGATAAGGGCATCAACGCCAATGACATCGCCAAAATGTTGGGAGTCTCGCGTGCCACGGTGTACCGCTACTTCGGCGAAGTGCCGCTTTCGTCGATGCCATTGACGTAA